Proteins encoded in a region of the Tumebacillus sp. BK434 genome:
- a CDS encoding response regulator transcription factor, which produces MIRVIVVDDQKLMRDGLKTILSLEDNIEVVGTAADGAQALAVAQETKPDLVLMDIRMPGVDGVQGTRLIREQLPETKVLMLTTFNDSELILDALEEGASGYLLKDMPTEVIVQAIMTVDAGGIVLPPESTAQVVAEWKRGREHAAPEGREQAVSVAPPYLDELTEREHDVLQLLGQGMNNKEIGETLVITEGTVKNHVSNIIAKLRLRDRTQAAIYAVRHGIASFPS; this is translated from the coding sequence ATGATTCGTGTGATCGTCGTCGACGACCAGAAGCTGATGCGCGACGGGTTGAAGACGATCTTGAGCTTGGAAGACAACATCGAAGTGGTCGGCACGGCGGCCGACGGCGCGCAGGCACTGGCGGTGGCGCAGGAGACGAAGCCTGATCTCGTGCTGATGGACATTCGCATGCCCGGCGTCGACGGGGTGCAAGGCACGCGCCTGATCCGGGAACAACTGCCGGAGACGAAAGTGCTGATGCTGACTACGTTTAACGACAGCGAATTGATCCTCGACGCGCTGGAGGAAGGCGCGAGCGGGTATCTGCTGAAAGACATGCCGACCGAAGTGATCGTGCAGGCGATCATGACGGTCGATGCGGGCGGCATCGTGCTGCCGCCGGAAAGCACGGCCCAGGTGGTCGCAGAGTGGAAGCGCGGCCGCGAACACGCCGCGCCGGAGGGGCGGGAGCAGGCGGTGAGCGTCGCGCCGCCCTACCTGGACGAGCTGACCGAGCGCGAGCATGACGTGCTGCAACTGCTCGGGCAGGGCATGAACAACAAAGAGATCGGGGAGACGCTGGTCATCACGGAGGGCACGGTGAAGAACCACGTCTCGAACATCATCGCCAAACTCCGGCTGCGCGACCGGACGCAGGCGGCGATCTATGCGGTGCGCCATGGCATCGCGTCGTTCCCCTCATGA
- a CDS encoding DUF1294 domain-containing protein, producing the protein MTIGIIFSIILLINLYGYTLMRRDKQQAQRKQSRIPEKTLFLTAFLGGGLGVYQGMKHFRHKTKHTSFRILLPLAALWNLMLYAALLYWLL; encoded by the coding sequence ATGACCATCGGCATCATCTTCAGCATCATCCTGCTGATCAACCTGTACGGCTACACCTTGATGCGGCGCGACAAACAGCAAGCGCAGCGCAAGCAGTCGCGCATCCCGGAAAAAACGCTGTTCCTCACCGCCTTTCTTGGCGGCGGACTCGGCGTGTATCAGGGCATGAAACATTTCCGCCACAAAACGAAACACACCTCCTTCCGCATCCTGCTGCCGCTGGCCGCGCTTTGGAACCTCATGCTCTACGCCGCCCTGCTCTACTGGCTGCTCTGA
- a CDS encoding GerMN domain-containing protein produces MKNPPANTPEPKTETVVLYYPDEQLLKLYKENRTFTTAGADLPKLALQQWIAGPKHTKLAPLLPASVQVQSVQDLGGGRCAVSFSNDLYKINFGSTLESMFAQGLPQVLAQYGYQEVTVLVDNKPVETVAGHMAFDRPLRADDAARYEFMQ; encoded by the coding sequence ATCAAAAATCCCCCGGCCAATACGCCGGAGCCGAAAACGGAGACGGTCGTCCTCTACTACCCGGACGAACAGCTGCTGAAGCTCTACAAAGAAAACCGCACCTTCACAACCGCCGGTGCCGACCTGCCGAAACTTGCGCTGCAGCAGTGGATCGCCGGGCCGAAGCATACCAAGCTCGCTCCGCTGCTGCCCGCTTCGGTGCAAGTGCAGTCGGTCCAAGACCTCGGTGGCGGACGCTGCGCAGTCTCGTTTTCCAACGACCTCTACAAAATCAACTTTGGCTCGACGCTGGAAAGCATGTTCGCCCAAGGGCTGCCGCAGGTGCTTGCGCAATACGGGTATCAGGAAGTGACGGTGCTCGTCGACAACAAGCCGGTCGAAACGGTGGCCGGACACATGGCGTTCGACCGGCCGCTGCGGGCGGATGACGCGGCCCGCTATGAGTTTATGCAGTAG
- a CDS encoding MFS transporter, translating to MTQPGFTQLQPTTQHRISQGMRSFRLYLGGNFIAACGEWLDMVALNWAVLAMTESPVHLGIINACRLIPVFLLSIPAGILADRFDRRRLLILLQSATTLLTLLIGLLFFLDSPFWLFAAAVCLRAVFQTMDPPIRNSLIPNLVPDDFIGRAIAMNTMALNLSRIIGPTVAGVLLATLATHEVIWLGAGGLLVELSALYLLRPVKEQGRSSQRVLKDDVGEAFAFLKTKRTVQSLLLLAVVPMVFGFPYTSMLPVFVDQLMNLGPGGFGALLSVSAAGAVLGSVWLSLRQGQQHAGRWLITSVLGFGTSLLLFMFADSFWLAAVMMFFVGLTGQTYRTMSRITMQMQVPDHLRGRIMSIALMDRGFMPLGAILIGTVAGTAGALWAGVMMGTGCILVTLLVLLTRRQIWHI from the coding sequence ATGACACAACCTGGATTCACACAACTGCAACCGACCACACAGCACCGCATCTCTCAGGGGATGCGGTCTTTCCGATTGTATCTTGGCGGCAACTTCATCGCGGCGTGCGGCGAGTGGCTGGACATGGTCGCCCTGAACTGGGCGGTGCTGGCGATGACCGAATCTCCGGTGCACCTCGGGATCATCAACGCCTGCCGACTGATCCCGGTGTTCCTGCTCAGCATCCCGGCGGGCATCCTCGCCGACCGCTTTGACCGGCGCCGGCTGCTGATCCTGCTGCAGAGCGCCACGACCCTGCTCACGCTGCTGATCGGGCTGCTCTTTTTCCTCGACAGCCCGTTCTGGCTGTTTGCAGCTGCCGTCTGTCTGCGCGCCGTGTTCCAGACGATGGACCCGCCGATCCGCAACTCGCTGATTCCCAACCTCGTCCCCGACGATTTTATCGGCCGGGCGATCGCGATGAACACGATGGCGCTCAACCTCTCGCGCATCATCGGCCCGACGGTCGCCGGCGTTTTGCTCGCCACGCTCGCCACACACGAGGTGATCTGGCTTGGTGCTGGCGGGCTGTTGGTCGAACTCTCTGCGCTGTATCTGCTGCGCCCGGTCAAAGAGCAGGGCAGAAGCAGTCAAAGAGTGCTGAAAGACGATGTCGGCGAAGCGTTCGCTTTTCTGAAAACCAAGCGCACCGTCCAGTCGCTGCTGCTCTTGGCCGTCGTGCCGATGGTGTTCGGCTTTCCGTACACGTCGATGCTGCCCGTCTTCGTCGACCAGCTGATGAACCTCGGCCCGGGCGGCTTCGGCGCGCTGCTGTCCGTCTCGGCGGCAGGTGCGGTGCTCGGCTCGGTCTGGCTGTCCCTGCGCCAAGGGCAGCAGCATGCCGGGCGCTGGCTGATCACGTCGGTGCTGGGATTTGGCACGTCGCTGCTCCTGTTTATGTTTGCCGATTCGTTCTGGCTTGCTGCCGTCATGATGTTTTTCGTCGGTTTGACCGGACAGACGTATCGGACGATGAGCCGGATCACCATGCAGATGCAAGTGCCCGACCATCTGCGCGGGCGGATCATGAGCATCGCGCTGATGGACCGCGGCTTCATGCCGCTCGGCGCGATCCTGATCGGCACGGTGGCCGGCACCGCCGGTGCGCTGTGGGCCGGCGTGATGATGGGCACAGGCTGCATCCTCGTCACGCTCCTCGTGCTGCTGACCCGGCGTCAGATCTGGCATATCTAA
- a CDS encoding ABC transporter permease, which translates to MKLWEIAWKDIRIRLRDRKGLLSALLMPLLLTAILGAALGGVFNQEEGTLPSFEVAVYQGDEGRMGKALAEEVLQSDALRKTITILPADTAAAVEQSVKEGQADVGLVIPPGFTAQVTTGRPVELAVLQNPGKEQTGLILTSIVKSYTERVAAVSSAQAAILADVAQRTAGTTGAAPNIGQIAQDVIGELTAAAEAPNAAVLEKPVGKHEVSAKQYYAAAMAVMFLLFNATIGAKSILNERATETLSRMLSTPTAKSSILLGKFTGTLFFALLQFGVLFLATKYLFGVAWGDDLGQTLAVAGCYAVAVSGLSMALAAILRSEQAADVVSGVGVQICSVLGGSMVPLSQFPDLLQKAALVTPNAWALTSFTDIMTGVAWQALFLPLGVLLAIGAAALCFGTWRLAAR; encoded by the coding sequence ATGAAGCTTTGGGAAATCGCATGGAAAGACATCCGGATTCGCCTGCGCGACCGCAAAGGGCTGCTCTCGGCGCTCCTGATGCCGCTCTTGTTGACCGCGATCTTGGGCGCGGCGCTCGGCGGGGTGTTCAATCAAGAGGAAGGGACGCTGCCTTCGTTTGAGGTCGCCGTCTATCAAGGCGATGAAGGCAGGATGGGCAAAGCATTGGCGGAAGAGGTCCTGCAAAGCGACGCGCTGCGCAAGACGATCACCATCCTGCCGGCCGACACGGCGGCGGCCGTTGAGCAAAGCGTGAAGGAAGGGCAAGCGGACGTCGGGCTGGTGATCCCGCCCGGGTTCACCGCACAAGTGACGACGGGCCGTCCGGTTGAGCTCGCTGTGCTCCAGAACCCGGGCAAAGAGCAGACGGGGCTGATCTTGACCAGCATCGTCAAGTCCTACACCGAGCGGGTCGCGGCGGTCAGCTCCGCCCAGGCGGCGATCCTGGCGGACGTGGCGCAACGCACAGCCGGCACCACAGGTGCCGCTCCCAACATCGGCCAGATCGCGCAGGACGTGATCGGCGAACTAACCGCGGCGGCGGAAGCGCCGAATGCGGCCGTGCTGGAAAAGCCGGTCGGGAAGCACGAGGTCAGTGCCAAGCAGTACTACGCGGCGGCGATGGCGGTGATGTTCCTGCTGTTTAACGCGACGATCGGTGCGAAGTCGATCCTGAACGAACGGGCCACCGAAACGCTGTCCCGGATGCTCAGCACGCCGACCGCCAAGTCTTCGATTCTGCTGGGCAAATTCACCGGGACGCTGTTTTTCGCCTTGCTGCAGTTCGGCGTGCTGTTTCTCGCCACGAAGTACCTGTTTGGCGTGGCATGGGGCGACGATCTCGGCCAGACGCTGGCGGTGGCCGGATGTTATGCGGTGGCAGTCTCCGGGCTGTCGATGGCGCTCGCTGCCATCTTGCGATCGGAACAGGCGGCCGACGTCGTGTCTGGCGTCGGCGTGCAGATCTGCTCGGTGCTCGGCGGCTCGATGGTGCCCTTGTCTCAGTTCCCCGATCTGCTGCAAAAAGCAGCGCTGGTGACCCCGAACGCCTGGGCGTTGACCAGCTTCACCGACATCATGACCGGCGTGGCCTGGCAGGCGTTGTTCCTGCCGCTCGGCGTGCTGCTCGCGATCGGTGCGGCCGCGCTGTGCTTTGGAACCTGGCGCTTGGCGGCGCGATAG
- a CDS encoding glycerate kinase: protein MKVVVAVDSFKGSLDAKGVCAAVAAGVRRVFADAEIVEIPLADGGEGTAEQLAYATGGFLVDEEVSGPLGTPVQAKYGVLGDGKTAVIEMAQASGLMLVPEAARNPLITTSRGTGELILKALERGYRKFIIGLGGSATNDGGAGMLTALGLRFLDGEGRELAAGGGALGRLARIEKAGWDERLAEASFVVAGDVQNPLIGPQGASAVFGPQKGATPQMVQELDAALDRLGEAVLHRTGVEIRHLPGGGAAGGMGAALAAFMQAEVRAGIEVMMEAAELERRLGGADLMITGEGRLDAQTLSGKVIAGVSRAAAKQGVPAVALCGGLALSGAELAQLGVAAAFPIVPGPCLLSEAMAKTADWTADAAERVLRLWQAASAQSSQ, encoded by the coding sequence ATGAAAGTGGTAGTGGCGGTGGATTCGTTTAAAGGGAGCTTGGATGCAAAAGGCGTCTGTGCGGCCGTTGCGGCAGGCGTGCGCCGCGTGTTTGCCGATGCGGAGATCGTGGAGATTCCATTGGCCGACGGCGGTGAAGGCACGGCGGAACAGTTGGCTTATGCGACGGGCGGTTTTTTGGTGGACGAAGAAGTGAGCGGGCCGCTCGGGACGCCTGTCCAGGCGAAATACGGCGTGCTGGGCGACGGGAAGACGGCGGTGATCGAGATGGCGCAGGCGTCCGGGTTGATGCTGGTGCCGGAAGCGGCGCGCAATCCGCTGATCACGACGAGCCGCGGGACGGGCGAATTGATTTTGAAAGCGCTGGAGCGCGGGTATCGGAAGTTCATCATCGGGCTTGGCGGCAGCGCAACCAATGACGGCGGAGCGGGCATGCTGACCGCGCTTGGGCTGCGCTTTTTGGATGGAGAGGGCCGGGAGCTGGCCGCGGGCGGCGGCGCTTTGGGGAGGCTGGCCCGGATCGAAAAGGCGGGATGGGATGAACGGCTGGCCGAGGCGTCTTTTGTCGTGGCGGGCGATGTGCAGAATCCTTTGATCGGTCCGCAGGGTGCGTCGGCGGTGTTCGGCCCGCAAAAAGGTGCGACGCCGCAGATGGTGCAAGAGCTCGACGCGGCGCTGGACCGGCTGGGCGAAGCGGTGCTGCACCGGACCGGCGTCGAGATCCGCCATCTGCCCGGCGGCGGTGCGGCCGGCGGGATGGGGGCGGCGCTGGCCGCCTTTATGCAAGCGGAAGTGCGGGCCGGAATTGAGGTGATGATGGAGGCGGCAGAGCTGGAGCGGCGACTTGGCGGGGCAGATCTGATGATCACAGGTGAAGGCCGGCTCGATGCGCAGACGTTGTCGGGGAAAGTGATCGCCGGAGTGAGCCGGGCCGCAGCCAAACAAGGCGTGCCGGCGGTGGCGCTGTGCGGCGGGCTGGCCTTGTCCGGGGCGGAGCTGGCACAGCTTGGCGTGGCAGCCGCGTTTCCGATCGTGCCGGGGCCGTGTCTGCTCTCTGAAGCGATGGCAAAGACGGCCGACTGGACGGCCGATGCGGCAGAACGGGTGCTTCGGCTGTGGCAGGCGGCGTCCGCTCAGAGCAGCCAGTAG
- a CDS encoding SDR family oxidoreductase translates to MNGKKEYPTSFPPQTQDRQPGIEKVMQPRPVSESPAYQAAGKLQGKVALITGGDSGIGRAVAYAYAKEGADVVVVYLNEHQDAEETKQRVEQIGQRCLNIAADVGDPQACRQVVEQTLAAFGRLDVLVNNAGEQHPQQSLLDISQEQLLRTFQTNIFAMFYLTQAALPHLKAGSAIINTASITAYHGHKELIDYSATKGAIVTFTRSLSLNLAKQGIRVNAVAPGPIWTPLIPSTFTADQVAQFGADTPMGRAGQPEELAGAYVYLASDDSSYVSGQTLHVNGGEIENG, encoded by the coding sequence ATGAACGGCAAGAAAGAATATCCCACATCGTTTCCCCCACAGACGCAAGATCGCCAGCCCGGGATCGAAAAAGTGATGCAGCCGCGGCCGGTGTCGGAGAGTCCGGCTTATCAGGCGGCGGGCAAACTGCAAGGCAAAGTCGCCCTGATCACCGGCGGCGACAGCGGAATCGGGCGCGCGGTCGCCTATGCGTACGCGAAGGAAGGCGCCGATGTCGTGGTCGTGTACCTGAATGAGCATCAGGATGCGGAAGAGACCAAGCAGCGCGTGGAGCAGATCGGGCAGCGATGCTTGAACATCGCAGCCGACGTCGGCGATCCGCAAGCCTGCCGCCAAGTGGTGGAGCAGACGCTGGCGGCGTTTGGGCGGCTCGATGTGCTGGTCAACAATGCGGGCGAACAGCATCCGCAGCAGAGTCTGCTCGACATCTCACAGGAGCAGTTGCTGCGGACGTTTCAGACGAACATTTTCGCGATGTTTTATTTGACGCAGGCGGCGCTGCCGCATCTGAAAGCGGGCAGCGCGATCATAAATACGGCGTCGATCACAGCTTATCACGGACACAAGGAGCTGATCGACTACTCGGCGACGAAAGGGGCGATCGTGACGTTTACGCGTTCGCTGTCGCTGAACCTGGCAAAGCAGGGCATCCGCGTCAACGCCGTGGCGCCGGGTCCGATCTGGACGCCGTTAATTCCGTCAACGTTCACCGCCGATCAGGTCGCCCAATTCGGCGCCGACACCCCGATGGGCCGCGCCGGCCAGCCGGAAGAACTGGCCGGCGCCTATGTCTATTTGGCGAGTGACGATTCGTCGTACGTCTCGGGGCAGACGCTCCATGTCAACGGCGGCGAGATCGAAAACGGATAA
- a CDS encoding sensor histidine kinase, whose protein sequence is MYGVVQDESKQPSIPFAFRLLTMVRIMMILLLCWTYYNYSQEAAGWQRGYVIAASCLFLINHFSFSRFGPRWALWQIGLDFLLACGFAVVFLGQGYPYELFFGIIGVTLMLWTDNKRLLVMSAVLLFVVWVGILIAEYVRMDVVHGLNSAMNIGFVVFSCVVGSLIRYYMQSREKIAVLYAELEESHRALGEYAKQVEMLTAVRERNHIAREIHDTVGHSMTALLVQLQAARKMQERDLEQSRDLLVNCEEVARSALQQVRLSVQAIREEEAQQATLLDSLRQLLGDFAKMTGLDTQLQVHGHLHAVPETLKPTIYRIVQESLTNAKRHGDATSAAVEVKGTEREVRLTISDDGTGTAEVVPGFGLINLRERVMEFGGTVLFASQQGGGFRTEVSFPLQEQTWKFGGREA, encoded by the coding sequence ATGTACGGGGTCGTGCAAGACGAATCGAAGCAGCCCAGCATCCCTTTTGCGTTTCGGCTGCTCACGATGGTGCGGATCATGATGATTCTCCTGCTGTGCTGGACGTATTACAACTACAGCCAGGAGGCGGCCGGGTGGCAGAGGGGCTATGTCATCGCAGCGAGCTGCCTGTTTCTGATCAACCATTTTTCATTTTCCAGATTCGGACCGCGTTGGGCACTCTGGCAGATCGGGCTCGATTTCCTGCTGGCCTGCGGATTTGCTGTGGTGTTTCTCGGGCAGGGCTACCCGTATGAGCTGTTTTTCGGCATTATCGGGGTGACGCTGATGCTGTGGACCGACAACAAGCGGCTGCTGGTGATGTCTGCCGTCCTGCTGTTCGTCGTCTGGGTCGGCATCCTGATCGCCGAATACGTGAGGATGGATGTGGTGCACGGGCTGAATTCGGCGATGAACATTGGGTTTGTCGTGTTCTCCTGCGTAGTCGGGTCGCTGATCCGCTATTACATGCAGTCGCGGGAGAAAATCGCCGTGCTCTATGCGGAGCTCGAAGAGTCGCACCGCGCTTTGGGCGAATATGCCAAGCAGGTGGAAATGCTGACCGCCGTGCGCGAGCGCAACCATATCGCCCGTGAAATCCACGATACGGTCGGCCATTCGATGACCGCGCTGCTCGTGCAATTGCAAGCGGCCAGGAAGATGCAGGAGCGGGACTTGGAGCAGAGCCGCGACTTGCTCGTCAATTGCGAAGAAGTGGCACGCTCCGCGTTGCAGCAAGTGCGGCTGTCGGTGCAGGCGATCCGCGAAGAGGAAGCGCAGCAAGCCACACTGCTCGACTCCTTGCGCCAACTGCTCGGCGACTTTGCCAAGATGACCGGGCTGGATACGCAACTGCAGGTGCATGGACATCTGCACGCAGTGCCGGAGACGCTGAAGCCGACGATCTACCGCATCGTGCAGGAATCGCTGACCAATGCCAAACGCCATGGGGACGCGACTTCGGCTGCCGTCGAAGTCAAAGGCACGGAGCGCGAGGTGCGGCTGACGATCTCCGACGACGGCACAGGGACGGCGGAAGTGGTGCCGGGATTTGGGCTGATCAACCTGCGGGAACGGGTGATGGAGTTTGGCGGCACGGTGCTGTTCGCCAGCCAGCAAGGGGGCGGATTCCGGACGGAAGTTTCGTTTCCGCTGCAGGAGCAGACGTGGAAGTTTGGAGGGCGGGAAGCATGA
- a CDS encoding MOSC domain-containing protein, translated as MTQMEVVRISVGRPQALTHNGQTLDSAISKRRVEGRVYLSKVNFEGDEQADLVHHGGPDKAVCAYPVEHYAYWEETLAVKLPENAFGENLTLRGLTERDVRIGDIYQIGGAVLQVCQPRIPCGKISMRTGVPNFVKLFKDTGYTGYYLRVLEEGDVDANPELVLLERGQGMTIAEVNHVLFHDDANRDAMRRIIGDEAAAGSLREMLAKHLERLEKGEA; from the coding sequence ATGACGCAGATGGAAGTGGTGCGGATCAGCGTCGGCCGCCCGCAGGCGCTGACGCATAACGGACAGACGCTGGACAGCGCGATCTCCAAGCGGCGAGTCGAAGGGCGCGTATATTTGTCCAAAGTGAATTTTGAAGGGGACGAGCAGGCCGACCTCGTGCATCATGGCGGCCCGGACAAGGCGGTCTGCGCCTACCCGGTCGAGCACTACGCCTATTGGGAAGAGACGCTTGCTGTAAAACTTCCGGAAAACGCATTCGGTGAAAACTTGACCTTGCGCGGCCTGACCGAACGGGATGTGCGCATTGGCGACATCTATCAAATCGGCGGAGCGGTGCTGCAAGTCTGCCAGCCGCGCATCCCTTGCGGCAAGATCTCGATGCGCACCGGGGTGCCAAACTTTGTCAAGCTGTTTAAAGACACCGGCTATACGGGTTACTACCTGCGCGTGCTGGAAGAAGGCGATGTGGACGCGAATCCGGAGCTGGTGCTGCTGGAGCGGGGCCAGGGGATGACCATCGCAGAAGTCAATCACGTCCTCTTCCACGACGATGCGAACCGCGACGCGATGCGCCGGATCATCGGGGACGAAGCGGCGGCCGGCTCCCTGCGCGAGATGCTGGCGAAGCATCTGGAGCGTTTAGAAAAGGGGGAAGCGTAA
- a CDS encoding ABC transporter permease, with the protein MNQILTLCLHEIKRVFKNRRSWLVMFLMPVLFTLIFGGLASEGASKIPLAVVDLDQSRLSGWVAQELAKDDSLDLQPMAAGAAEVALRKKKIAGILQFPAGYGAELAAGAKAELSFRHGPDLAVAKVIRLTAEDVSARAAVQVRAAKTWHRLGDGAEWEQRFDELTAAQASVPLITVAEKTVTQSGLAKRLDNKSERSIGFTIMFVMISLLSVTGTMLEARKTGVWYRLLAAPASRLQILSGYLLAFFLIGWIQFFVLMELSSQLFGVVWGDWLGQIVLVSALLLCVVGLGLFIAGLVKTQEQQGAIGTIVIISTCMLGGVYWPLDIVSDTMQKVANFVPQKWAMEGFAKLLAGGGTLADIGPQVGVLLAFGAVFLVAGLSRVKYE; encoded by the coding sequence ATGAACCAGATCTTGACTCTATGTCTGCATGAGATCAAACGCGTGTTCAAGAACCGGCGCTCGTGGCTGGTGATGTTTCTGATGCCGGTGCTGTTTACGCTGATCTTTGGCGGCTTGGCCTCAGAAGGCGCGTCGAAGATTCCGCTCGCCGTCGTCGACCTTGACCAGTCGCGGCTGTCCGGGTGGGTAGCGCAAGAGCTCGCGAAAGATGATTCGCTCGACCTGCAGCCGATGGCGGCGGGAGCGGCAGAAGTAGCGCTGCGCAAGAAAAAGATCGCCGGCATCCTGCAGTTTCCCGCCGGCTACGGTGCGGAGCTGGCAGCAGGCGCCAAAGCGGAACTCAGCTTCCGTCACGGCCCGGATCTCGCAGTCGCGAAAGTGATTCGACTGACGGCAGAAGACGTTTCGGCCCGCGCGGCGGTGCAGGTGCGGGCAGCAAAGACGTGGCACCGGCTTGGCGACGGGGCAGAGTGGGAGCAGCGATTTGACGAGTTGACCGCGGCTCAAGCATCCGTGCCGCTGATCACCGTCGCCGAAAAGACGGTCACGCAAAGCGGCCTTGCCAAACGCCTCGACAACAAAAGCGAGCGCTCGATCGGCTTTACGATCATGTTTGTGATGATCTCCTTGCTGTCTGTGACCGGGACGATGCTGGAAGCGCGCAAGACGGGCGTCTGGTACCGCCTGCTCGCCGCGCCTGCATCGCGGCTGCAGATTCTGTCCGGCTACCTGCTCGCCTTTTTCCTGATCGGCTGGATTCAGTTTTTCGTGCTGATGGAGCTGTCTTCGCAGCTGTTTGGCGTGGTCTGGGGCGATTGGCTCGGGCAGATCGTGCTCGTCTCCGCGCTGCTCCTGTGCGTCGTCGGACTGGGGCTGTTCATCGCCGGCCTCGTGAAGACGCAGGAGCAGCAAGGGGCGATCGGCACGATCGTCATCATCTCCACCTGCATGCTGGGCGGCGTGTACTGGCCGCTCGACATCGTGTCTGACACGATGCAGAAAGTCGCCAACTTCGTACCGCAAAAGTGGGCGATGGAAGGCTTTGCGAAACTGCTCGCCGGGGGCGGCACGCTCGCCGATATCGGTCCGCAGGTCGGCGTTCTGCTGGCGTTTGGCGCGGTGTTCTTGGTTGCTGGGCTGTCTCGTGTGAAGTACGAGTAA
- a CDS encoding ABC transporter ATP-binding protein has protein sequence MIQVQELTKSFGSRHVVRGVSFHVQKGESFGLLGPNGAGKSTTISMICGLLGADSGDVIVGGQSVRNNPQEVKRKIGVVPQDIALYPTMSAYENLVFWGRMYGLRGAEVKRRAQEVLEIVGLTDRAKDAVGTFSGGMKRRINIGAALMHKPELLIMDEPTVGIDPQSRNHILETVKELNRQGMTVIYTSHYMEEVEYLCERLAIIDHGQVIATGTKQDLCNRLTNGAVIKLTVEGEAAELASNLRRVPGVEQTAVEGQTVQVFAKAAGQMLGDVVSAALADGAQILAVDVQEPNLETVFLQLTGRTLRD, from the coding sequence ATGATTCAAGTCCAGGAGCTGACCAAAAGTTTCGGCAGCCGCCACGTGGTGCGCGGCGTGTCGTTCCATGTGCAAAAAGGGGAATCGTTCGGGCTGCTCGGGCCGAACGGCGCCGGGAAGTCGACGACGATCTCGATGATCTGCGGGCTGCTTGGTGCCGACAGCGGCGATGTGATCGTCGGCGGCCAGTCGGTGCGCAACAACCCGCAGGAGGTGAAGCGAAAGATCGGAGTCGTGCCGCAGGACATCGCGTTGTACCCGACGATGTCCGCCTATGAGAACCTCGTGTTCTGGGGGCGCATGTACGGCTTGCGAGGCGCAGAGGTGAAGCGGCGGGCGCAAGAAGTGCTGGAGATCGTCGGGCTCACCGACCGCGCCAAAGATGCGGTCGGCACGTTTTCCGGCGGCATGAAGCGGCGGATCAACATCGGAGCGGCGCTGATGCACAAGCCGGAGCTGCTGATCATGGATGAGCCGACCGTCGGCATCGACCCGCAGTCGCGCAATCATATTCTGGAAACGGTCAAAGAGCTGAACCGCCAAGGGATGACGGTGATCTACACGTCGCACTACATGGAAGAGGTCGAATACCTTTGCGAACGGCTGGCGATCATCGACCACGGCCAGGTGATCGCGACTGGCACCAAACAGGATCTGTGCAACCGCCTGACCAACGGAGCGGTGATCAAGCTGACGGTGGAAGGGGAAGCGGCAGAACTCGCCAGCAACTTGCGCCGGGTGCCCGGTGTGGAGCAGACGGCTGTCGAGGGGCAGACGGTGCAGGTGTTTGCCAAAGCGGCAGGCCAGATGCTCGGCGACGTGGTGTCGGCCGCATTGGCTGACGGTGCACAGATTCTGGCTGTCGACGTGCAGGAGCCGAATCTGGAGACGGTGTTCCTGCAGTTGACCGGGCGCACGCTGCGGGATTAG
- a CDS encoding VOC family protein, translating into MSYTFAGIDHVQLAAPKGCEARARQFFTDLLGMPELVKPESLRSRGGAWFVCGAQQIHIGVEADFAPAKKAHPAFVVQNLDALIARLEMHGAEYQLDEALSDRKRFFMEDPWGNRLEFMEMEGN; encoded by the coding sequence ATGAGTTACACCTTTGCAGGAATCGATCACGTTCAACTGGCCGCACCGAAAGGCTGCGAGGCAAGGGCGCGGCAGTTTTTCACCGACCTGCTCGGCATGCCGGAGCTGGTCAAGCCGGAATCGCTGCGGTCGCGGGGCGGCGCCTGGTTTGTCTGCGGCGCCCAGCAGATTCACATCGGCGTGGAAGCGGATTTCGCACCGGCGAAAAAAGCGCACCCGGCGTTTGTCGTGCAGAATCTAGACGCGCTGATCGCCCGCTTGGAAATGCATGGTGCGGAGTACCAGCTCGATGAAGCGCTGAGCGACCGGAAGCGCTTTTTCATGGAAGACCCGTGGGGCAACCGGCTGGAGTTTATGGAGATGGAGGGGAACTAG